A stretch of Lactuca sativa cultivar Salinas chromosome 6, Lsat_Salinas_v11, whole genome shotgun sequence DNA encodes these proteins:
- the LOC111877591 gene encoding transcriptional corepressor LEUNIG isoform X1, with translation MSQTHWEADKMLDVYIHDYLVKRDLKASAQAFQQEGKVSSDPVAIDAPGGFLFEWWSVFWDIFIARTNEKHSEVAASYIETQLIKAREQQQQQQQPQQQPPHPQQQQQQQQQQQQQQHQQMQMQQLMLQRQAQQQQQQQQQQQQQQQQQQQQQQQAQQQQQQQQRRDGAHLLNGASNRLVGNEPLMRQNPGVNAIATKMYEEKLKVPLPRDSLDDAAMKRYGENVGQLLDPNQASILKSAAAAAGQPSGQVLHGTAGSMSPQVQARSQQLPGSAPEIKTEMNPILNPRAAGPEVSLIGIPGSNQGGNNLTLKGWPLTQGLDQLRSGLMQQQKSFMQGSQPFHQLQMMSPQHQQQLLLAQQNMTSQSANDESRRLRMLLTNRSMGMGKDGSGLSTSVGDIPNVGSPMPVLPRGDTDMLLKLKMAQLQQQQQQQQQQQNGGNQQQQQQQQIHHSLSAPQPQNSNLNIQQEKIVGASSVGDGSMSNSFRGNDQASKNQTGRKRKQPVSSSGPANSSGTANTAGPSPSSAPSTPSTHTPGDVISMPNLPHNDSSSKSLMMFRPDGGPTNLTSPSNQLVSGGPLSFYGWYIILHWNDKGILVILQADMDRFVEDGSLDDNVESFLSHDDTDLRDTVGGRCMDVSKGFTFTEVHSVRASASKVVCCHFSSDGKLLASGGHDKKAVLWYTDSLKPKTTLEEHSSLITDVRFSPSMPRLATSSFDKTVRVWDADNPGFSLRTFMGHSTSVMSLDFHPNKDDLICSCDGDGEIRYWSINNGSCSRVFKGATAQVRFQPRHGRFLAAAAENIVSILDVETQACRHTLTGHTKPIHSVCWDPSGEYLASVSEDSVRVWSLMAGNEGECVHDLSCNGNKFHSCVFHPSYASLLVIGCYQSLELWNMSENKTMTLSAHEGLIAGLALSTVTGLVASASHDKIVKLWK, from the exons ATGTCTCAGACTCACTGGGAAGCTGATAAAAT GTTAGATGTTTATATCCATGACTACTTGGTAAAGAGGGATTTAAAAGCTTCAGCCCAAGCATTTCAACAAGAGGGAAAAGTCTCATCTGACCCTGTTG CTATTGATGCACCTGGTGGCTTTCTATTCGAATGGTGGTCAGTCTTTTGGGACATATTTATTGCAAGAACCAATGAGAAACACTCAGAAGTTGCAGCCTCTTACATTGAG ACACAGTTAATCAAAGCAAGAgagcaacagcaacaacaacaacaaccacaacaacaaccaccacatccacaacaacaacagcaacagcaacaacaacaacaacaacaacaacatcaacagaTGCAAATGCAACAGCTCATGTTGCAACGCcaagctcaacaacaacaacagcaacaacagcagcaacaacagcaacagcagcagcaacaacaacagcaGCAACAAGCACAACAACAGCAACAGCAGCAACAAAGGAGAGATGGGGCCCACCTTCTGAATGGGGCATCAAACAGACTTGTTGGAAATGAGCCACTTATGAGACAGAATCCTGGAGTCAATGCTATTGCTACAAAAATGTATGAGGAGAAATTGAAAGTCCCACTTCCTAGAGACTCTTTAGATGATGCAGCTATGAAG AGATATGGTGAGAATGTGGGCCAGCTTTTGGATCCCAACCAAGCTTCAATCTTGAAATCTGCTGCTGCAGCTGCTGGACAACCTTCAGg gCAAGTGTTGCATGGGACAGCTGGCAGTATGTCTCCTCAAGTTCAAGCTCGTAGCCAACAACTTCCAGGCTCTGCACCT gaaataaaaacagaaatgaaTCCAATTTTGAATCCTAGAGCAGCGGGACCCGAAGTATCATTAATTGGGATTCCTG GATCAAATCAAGGTGGTAATAACTTGACATTGAAAGGATGGCCTCTTACA CAGGGGTTAGATCAATTGAGATCTGGTTTAATGCAACAACAGAAGTCATTCATGCAAGGATCACAACCATTTCATCAGTTACAAATGATGTCACCACAGCATCAACAACAGCTTCTATTAGCACAACAAAACATGACATCACAATCAGCTAATGATGAAAGCAGAAGGCTTAGAATGCTTCTTACTAACAGAAGCATGGGTATGGGAAAAGATGGAAGTGGTCTTTCAACTTCTGTTGGTGATATTCCAAATGTGGGCTCCCCAATGCCCGTTTTACCCCGTGGAGATACTGATATGTTACTCAAG TTAAAAATGGCGCAATTACAGCAacaacagcagcagcagcagcagcaacagaATGGTGGGAATCAGCAACAGCAACAACAGCAGCAAATTCATCATTCTCTTTCTGCTCCTCAGCctcaaaattcaaatttgaaTATTCAACAAGAAAAGATTGTGGGTGCAAGTAGTGTGGGAGATGGGAGCATGTCGAATTCGTTTAGAGGAAATGATCAG GCTTCAAAAAACCAGActggaagaaaaagaaaacagCCCGTGTCATCATCCGGGCCCGCCAATAGTTCCGGAACAGCAAACACAGCGGGCCCCTCACCATCTTCAGCACCTTCAACTCCATCAACTCATACACCTGGCGATGTCATCTCAATGCCTAATCTGCCACATAATGACAGCTCATCAAAATCTTTAATGATGTTTCGACCCGATGGTGGGCCCACGAATCTCACCTCCCCATCAAATCAATTGGTAAGTGGGGGTCCACTTTCCTTTTATGGTTGGTATATAATCTTGCATTGGAATGataagggcattttggtcattttacagGCTGACATGGATCGTTTTGTGGAAGATGGGTCTCTTGATGACAATGTGGAATCTTTTTTGTCTCATGATGATACGGATTTGAGGGATACAGTTGGTGGTCGTTGTATGGATGTCAGCAAAG ggtttacatttacgGAGGTACATTCAGTTCGTGCTAGTGCAAGTAAGGTTGTGTGTTGCCATTTTTCATCCGATGGTAAACTTCTTGCAAGTGGTGGCCACGATAAAAAG GCTGTATTGTGGTATACAGATTCGTTAAAACCCAAAACAACTCTTGAAGAACATTCCTCGTTGATCACTGATGTGCGCTTCAGCCCAAGCATGCCCCGCCTTGCCACGTCATCCTTTGATAAAACCGTTCGTGTTTGGGATGCCGACAAC CCTGGTTTTTCTCTTCGGACATTTATGGGACATTCTACATCTGTGATGTCATTGGATTTCCACCCGAATAAAGATGATCTCATTTGTTCGTGTGATGGGGATGGAGAAATACGGTATTGGAGCATCAACAACGGTAGCTGTTCTCGTGTATTCAAG GGAGCAACAGCACAAGTGCGATTTCAGCCACGCCATGGAAGATTTCTTGCAGCAGCTGCAGAAAACATTGTATCGATACTTGATGTGGAGACTCAAGCATGTCGACATACATTAACg GGGCATACAAAGCCGATTCATTCAGTTTGTTGGGACCCGAGTGGGGAGTATTTGGCATCAGTGAGTGAGGACTCTGTTCGTGTGTGGTCTCTTATGGCAGGAAATGAAGGGGAATGTGTACATGATCTTAGTTGTAATGGCAACAAGTTTCACTCATGTGTTTTTCACCCTAGTTATGCTTCATTATTGGTCATCGGTTGTTATCAG TCGTTGGAGCTGTGGAATATGTCAGAGAACAAGACGATGACTTTATCGGCTCATGAAGGATTGATTGCTGGCTTGGCTTTGTCCACTGTTACGGGTTTGGTAGCTTCTGCTAGCCATGATAAGATTGTTAAGCtttggaaatga